Proteins encoded in a region of the Arvicanthis niloticus isolate mArvNil1 chromosome 16, mArvNil1.pat.X, whole genome shotgun sequence genome:
- the Thap1 gene encoding THAP domain-containing protein 1 isoform X1 yields the protein MVQSCSAYGCKNRYDKDKPVSFHKFPLTRPSLCKQWEAAVKRKNFKPTKYSSICSEHFTPDCFKRECNNKLLKENAVPTIFLYIEPHEKKEDLESQEQLPSPSPPTSQVDAAIGLLMPPLQTPDNLSVFCDHNYTVEDTMHQRKRILQLEQQVEKLRKKLKTAQQRCRRQERQLEKLKEVVHFQREKDDASERGYVILPNDYFEIVEVPA from the exons ATGGTGCAGTCCTGCTCCGCCTACGGCTGCAAGAACCGGTACGATAAGGACAAGCCCGTCTCCTTCCACAA GTTTCCTCTTACTCGCCCCAGTCTTTGTAAACAGTGGGAGGCAgctgttaaaagaaaaaacttcAAGCCCACTAAGTACAGCAGTATCTGTTCTGAGCACTTTACTCCAGACTGCTTTAAGAGAGAGTGCAACAACAAGTTATTGAAGGAGAACGCTGTGCCCACAATATTTCTCTATATTGAGCCACATGAGAAG AAGGAAGACCTGGAATCCCAAGAACAGCTTCCCTCTCCTTCACCCCCCACTTCCCAGGTGGACGCTGCTATTGGGTTGCTAATGCCTCCTCTCCAGACCCCGGATAACCTCTCGGTTTTCTGTGACCACAATTACACTGTGGAAGACACAATGCACCAGAGGAAGAGGATCCTTCAGCTGGAGCAGCAGGTGGAGAAGCTCAGGAAGAAACTCAAGACTGCCCAGCAGCGGTGCCGAAGGCAGGAGCGGCAACTGGAAAAGCTGAAGGAAGTTGTCCactttcagagagagaaggacGATGCATCAGAGAGGGGCTATGTGATTCTACCAAATGACTACTTTGAAATTGTTGAAGTACCAGCATGA
- the Thap1 gene encoding THAP domain-containing protein 1 isoform X2, with protein MVQSCSAYGCKNRYDKDKPVSFHKRKTWNPKNSFPLLHPPLPRWTLLLGC; from the exons ATGGTGCAGTCCTGCTCCGCCTACGGCTGCAAGAACCGGTACGATAAGGACAAGCCCGTCTCCTTCCACAA AAGGAAGACCTGGAATCCCAAGAACAGCTTCCCTCTCCTTCACCCCCCACTTCCCAGGTGGACGCTGCTATTGGGTTGCTAA